From Carassius auratus strain Wakin chromosome 33, ASM336829v1, whole genome shotgun sequence, the proteins below share one genomic window:
- the LOC113052707 gene encoding transmembrane protein 230-like, whose protein sequence is MPARNTLNSEVRYSKLARDDDGYIDLQFKKSPPKVPYKAIALATVLFLIGSVLIIVGSLLLAGYFEVNDHHDRSIPVLIIGILVFLPGFYHLRIACYAFKGYRGYSYDDIPDFDD, encoded by the exons ATGCCAGCTAGAAACACTTTAAACAGTGAGGTCAGATACTCCAAACTAGCCAGGGATGATGATGGATATATTGATCTCCAG TTTAAGAAAAGTCCTCCCAAAGTCCCTTATAAAGCGATCGCCCTGGCAACAGTTCTCTTCCTCATCGGCTCCGTTCTGATCATCGTCGGATCCCTCCTGTTAGCAGGATACTTTGAAGTTAATGAt CACCATGATCGCAGCATCCCAGTCCTGATTATTGGAATCCTAGTCTTTCTTCCGGGGTTTTACCACCTGCGCATCGCCTGTTACGCCTTCAAGGGTTACCGCGGTTATTCCTATGATGACATCCCTGATTTTGATGACTGA